The sequence TGTAAGTGAGATTTCTGATAAAGATGATGTGAACTTCGGCCAGTCTCAAGATGCGAAGAAAGGTACACTTTATGAGCTAGGCTCAAAGTGGGAACTGTTTGATGAGCGTTTATTCGTATCAGGAGCAGTATTCCAGATCACACAAACGAACATGCAAGTTACAGAAGACCTTCCTGCATCTCATGCAAAAGATACTCGTACTACACAGGTGGGTGAGCAAGTTCACACTGGTGTGGAGCTAGCTGCGACGGGCTACGTGACGGATGCGTTCTCTGTAAGTGCATCAACAATGTTCTTAGATGCTGAATATAAGAATGACCCTGCTCTTAATGGTAAAACACCAGCAGACGTTCCTGAATTTACTGCAAGCATCTGGTCTACTTACGCATTCAACAACGGTACTGACGTTAACCTAGGTGTGTATCACGTAGGTGAGCGTTACACTGAAAGTGCTAACACGTTTAAGAAAGACGCTTACACTCGTGTAGATGCAGGTGTTGCACATACTATTAAGTACGATGAGAACTTAGATTTTGTTGCACGCTTTAATGTAGAGAACCTGTTTGATACAGATTACCTAGAAGGCGGCAGCACTCGCGGCGTTGTTGTTGGCGAAGGTCGTAACTACATGGCTACGTTACAGGTAAAATACTAATTTGTTAGTAGGGTACTATTGGTAGCTTAAATATTAAGGGGAAGGTTTCGACTTTCCCCTTTCTTGATTCTGCTATTTAGTAAAAATACCCCTAGCAATGCGAGTGGTTTTTAATGATAATGAGACTGCTTATCAATAAAACTCATTTGTTCTTCTTCTAAAGTAAATGACTACAATTATGAATCTTTTAAAAACTAGCCTAGCACTTGCCATCAGTTTGGTTGCAACGTCATCGATGGCAAACAGCTTGGATCAAGCTCAATCAATTCAAAACAAGACCAATAACGCGTCGGCTTCGAGCCAAAAGGTTATTGATAAAAGCTCACAAGCAACATTATTGCTGCAAGCTGAGGTTGAGCGTCTGCAAGAAGAAGTGAAAAATTTAGAAATCTATCACGACCATCTTGCCGCATTGGTTAAGAGCCAAGATCAAGAAGCGCTGAGTATTGAAGGGCAGATCGACGAAATCAAACTAACACGTCAAGGTGTTGTGCCTTTAATGTACAAGATGATCGATGGTCTCCAGGAAGTTATTGAAAGCGATCTACCTTTCAAGACAAATAGCCGTCTGCGTCGCGTTGAAAAGCTGAAAGCGATGATGACTCGTGCTGATGTCAGTGACGCTGAAAAATATCGCCGTATTTTAGAGGCGTACCAAATTGAAGTGGATTACGGTA comes from Vibrio syngnathi and encodes:
- a CDS encoding DUF3450 domain-containing protein — translated: MNLLKTSLALAISLVATSSMANSLDQAQSIQNKTNNASASSQKVIDKSSQATLLLQAEVERLQEEVKNLEIYHDHLAALVKSQDQEALSIEGQIDEIKLTRQGVVPLMYKMIDGLQEVIESDLPFKTNSRLRRVEKLKAMMTRADVSDAEKYRRILEAYQIEVDYGIKLSSYSSRVELSQDKVLEVDVLHLGRISLVARNLNGTQYWSWDQNSAQWQELDSSMKSELDKAYDIANKQASPSLITLPVSLTVAEVK